In a single window of the Anguilla rostrata isolate EN2019 chromosome 4, ASM1855537v3, whole genome shotgun sequence genome:
- the LOC135252758 gene encoding importin-4-like isoform X1 yields MAKMTEELERILSLITQPDNVVIQQGTAQLKLAFKDPAAIPSLCTVMTNCEHPQIRQTAAVLLRMRVMKHWPKISHEHRESLKAVVLQAFKEETEQIVRHSISQLSAMLVKHESPEHWPALLALLNQSCKSISSQDRQVDLQLISKMVESNPENFKPHFGQLLLLFDNVLQDLSDPGALCHGMAALTSMCAHASTEEMNMIRSLVPRLITGMKQLIKSAQNEASEAMEAFDKLMESEASTVTPHVAQIVHFCLEVSADASLSISLRVKALSSLSVLIKLKSKTVLKLKLLGPILQTVFPVFCSAPPAAEDSEDQAQDIDSNDPRSLRHFAAGIIDTMALHMPPELLLAQLMPMTEACLASGKADGREAGLMCLALLAEGCADHIRTKMLSSVLQVACQNLSDSSQMVRGTALFALGQFSEHLQPDIGKYSSELIPLLLGYLSGLDHSRVVHVSKVFYALENFLENLGEAIQPYLPTLMETMFSALSETNILKIRVLAVSAIGAIANSAKEMLVPYFPHVMNTLKGFLTDMREETRSLQTQSLDTLSVVARSVGKDVFGSLAAECVQLGLNLTDSVDDPELRRCAYSLFSAVSSVCPGCLIPRLPAITTMMMLSLRSIEGVTAYLEEDQFTLLDDEDEDEGETALDEEEGDNSAVYREIAGFSVENVYIDEKEDACKALGELSLNIGSAFLPYLESSFQHVYELHDFPHNVLRKTAFAALGQFCRAQHSVWLRNPTEVNHQALQKLLSVVLPTFLDAVRQEPEREVVMAVLESLNGVIKTCQGEALHTPSRLAEVFQAIRDVLKRKTACQDAGGEESDDNEHQVAHDVMLQEFAGEGIPLLASAVPADTFFPFLNELLPLIMSKAKPSSTAADRSFSVGTLAETLQLLGGVAGGRAIAGQLSSQVLPVLVGGVGDSDVDVRSNSVFGLGVLAETAGPFVTQDYPMILFLFSSLMAKESNRKVIDNLCAALCRMIMSSSDSVPLDQVFPALLTCLPLKEDLSENKTVFSCLAFLYTKNPSLVVGNMKAIVSASSHVLRTKDIDEDTKSSLLLFLKNMAQHHAQDFEDAVMSLSNEERDTFNIAVTQS; encoded by the exons tctgAAGGCTGTGGTCTTACAAGCTTTCAAGGAAGAGACAGA ACAAATCGTGCGTCACTCTATCTCTCAGCTCAGTGCGATGCTGGTCAAACACGAGTCTCCTGAACACTGGCCCGCCCTCCTGGCACTGCTCAACCAATCCTGTAAAAGCATCAGCTCACAAGACAGACAG GTGGACCTGCAGCTCATTAGCAAAATGGTGGAGTCAAACCCAGAGAACTTCAAACCACACTTCGGccagctgctgttgctgtttgaTAACGTACTGCAGGACTTGAGTGACCCCGGTGCCCTGTGCCACGGAATGGCCGCCCTCACCTCCATGTGTGCCCACGCGAGCACGGAGGAGATG AACATGATACGCTCTCTTGTTCCGAGGCTGATAACCGGCATGAAACAGCTCATCAAGTCGGCTCAG AACGAGGCCAGCGAAGCGATGGAGGCATTTGACAAGCTGATGGAGAGTGAAGCATCCACCGTCACCCCTCATGTAGCGCAGATCGTTCATTTCTGTCTAGAG GTCAGTGCGGATGCCTCTCTTAGCATCTCCCTGCGTGTGAAGGCTCTCTCCTCCTTGTCCGTCCTTATTAAGCTGAAGAGTAAG ACGGTTTTAAAGCTCAAGCTGCTGGGGCCCATCTTGCAGACCGTGTTCCCTGTGTTCTGttcagcgccccctgctgcagaGGACTCAGAAGACCAGGCACAGGATATAGACAGCAATGATCCCAGAAGTCTCAGACACTTTGCTGCTGGG attaTTGATACCATGGCTCTTCACATGCCTCCTGAGTTACTGTTAGCCCAGCTG ATGCCCATGACTGAGGCATGCTTGGCCAGCGGGAAAGCAGACGGTCGCGAAGCCGGACTGATGTGCCTCGCTCTGCtggctgagggctgtgctgaCCACATCCGGACCAA AATGTTGtcgtctgtgctgcaggtggcgTGTCAGAATCTGTCGGACAGCAGTCAGATGGTGCGTGGCACTGCTCTTTTCGCCCTGGGACAGTTTTCTGAGCACTTGCAG CCTGACATCGGTAAGTACAGCTCTGAGTTGATTCCGCTTCTGCTGGGCTACCTTTCTGGACTGGACCACAGCAGGGTGGTGCACGTCTCCAAGGTCTTTTACGCTCTGGAGAACTTCCTGGAGAACCTGG GGGAGGCCATCCAGCCCTACCTGCCCACCCTGATGGAGACCATGTTTTCTGCCCTGAGTGAGACCAACATTTTGAAGATCAGAGTTCTGGCCGTCAGTGCCATCGGCGCCATCG CCAACTCAGCGAAGGAGATGCTGGTGCCGTACTTCCCACACGTGATGAACACGCTGAAGGGCTTCCTTACGGACATGCGGGAGGAAACGAGGTCGCTGCAGACGCAGTCTCTGG ACACTCTGTCGGTGGTGGCTCGCTCTGTGGGGAAGGATGTGTTCGGCTCCCTGGCGGCCGAGTGCGTGCAGCTGGGTCTGAACCTCACCGACTCCGTGGACGACCCTGAACTGCGGCGCTGCGC GTACAGCCTGTTCTCTGCCGTGTCCTCAGTGTGTCCCGGCTGTCTGATCCCTCGCCTCCCCGCCATCACCACCATGATGATGCTGTCCCTCAGGTCCATAGAAGGGGTCACG GCCTACCTGGAAGAAGACCAGTTTACCCTGCTcgatgatgaagatgaggatgaaGGAGAAACTGCCTTagatgaagaagaaggagaTAACAGTGCAGTGTACAGAGAGATTGCTGG GTTCAGCGTAGAGAACGTTTACATTGATGAGAAAGAGGATGCCTGCAAGGCTTTGGGAGAGCTGTCCCTTAACATTGG CTCTGCGTTCCTGCCTTACCTGGAGTCCAGCTTCCAGCACGTGTACGAGCTGCACGAC tTCCCTCACAACGTCTTGCGCAAGACTGCGTTCGCAGCGTTGGGCCAGTTCTGCAGAGCGCAGCACAGCGTCTGGCTGAGGAACCCAACCGAAGTCAACCACCAGG CCCTGCAGAAGCTCCTGTCCGTGGTGCTTCCTACGTTCCTGGATGCCGTGAGGCAGGAGCCCGAGAGGGAGGTGGTGATGGCCGTGCTGGAGTCCCTCAACGGCGTCATCAAGACCTGCCAGGGGGAGGCGCTGCACACGCCCAGCCGGCTGGCCGAGGTCTTCCAGGCCATCCGAGACGTTCTCAAGAGAAAG ACTGCGTGTCAGGACGCAGGAGGGGAGGAAAGTGATGACAATGAGCATCAG gTGGCGCATGATGTCATGCTGCAGGAGTTCGCTGGTGAAGGGATTCCCTTGCTGGCATCAGCTGTCCCTGCCgacacttttttccccttcctgaaCGAGCTACTGCCCCTCATCATGAGCAAGGCT AAACCTTCTTCCACGGCAGCAGACCGCTCCTTTTCGGTGGGCACGCTTGCCGAGACCCTGCAGTTGCTAGGGGGCGTGGCAGGCGGCAGGGCGATTGCGGGGCAGCTGTCCAGTCAGGTGCTGCCAGTGCTGGTGGGCGGAGTCGGAGACAGTGACGTGGACGTGCGCAGCAACAGCGTGTTCGGGCTGGGGGTACTGGCTGAGACCGCTGGACCATTCGTCACACA AGACTATCCCAtgatcctcttcctcttctcctcccttaTGGCCAAAGAATCAAACAGAAAGGTCATTGACAACCTGTGTGCTGCCCTCTGCAGGATGATCATGAGCAGTAGTGACAGTGTGCCTCTAGACCAG GTTTTCCCTGCACTTCTGACCTGTCTTCCTCTGAAAGAGGACCTTAGCGAGAACAAGACAGTGTTCAGCTGCTTGGCCTTCCTGTACACAAAGAACCCCTCGCTG GTGGTGGGTAACATGAAGGCCATTGTGTCTGCATCCAGCCATGTTTTAAGAACCAAAGATATCGATGAGG ATACTAAGAGCAGTTTGCTCCTGTTCTTAAAAAACATGGCTCAACATCATGCTCAGGACTTTGAGGATGCGGTAATGTCACTTTCTAATGAAGAAAGGGACACATTCAACATTGCTGTCACTCAATCATAG
- the rec8b gene encoding REC8 meiotic recombination protein b: MFYYPYVLQRHSGCFSTIWLAATKGIRLNRREFLKVNVGRTCEDIMDYVLVQAPPRNPGLPRPRFSLYLSSQLQYGVIIVYHRQCVILLEEIQQTIERLIRSERHACIDVAEPDRRAYTLPDSLVLLEEAERAQDPFFGVMGAEQGLPSPYRLLQPWQSMEALSPQRPPTRNNTTTPEEGLTAPSGSITLKEKELALIPAAEFEGAELPEVTVKEIDMLMEQQDQFYEELEDKERERAAEGERVTLSGTTLSVEQLKEHIVEETIWLLDEETGQPVEVPVFGAQMEKTPPTIAMPVAPPSRPGGEESEREGGSSSELLHGEVPSKRPGRRRQLLFIDPDMQIPQDAMQAQIQNTLVETTSLSQVLLERPSQQRVSPAELFSKPCSTVIHPDLLSQWNRAAVSSLPSSAERRKAVEGDSKSEAEREMEVVRKEVEGGRKHKDSSIREISAELIESALASEASAVSEAFLEVSKDDLPQDQATPVGRWSPIEGAPVPMEGIPEEQVKLPPGDLGETVGTTESLLELVSQYLMHYGKVYFDSLLPPETDRSTAAHLLSALLELVCVRKLSVSQAKPYGSIAISSGQLFAVA; the protein is encoded by the exons TGAAGACATCATGGATTACGTGCTGGTGCAGGCCCCTCCCCGCAACCCGGGCCTCCCCCGGCCCCGCTTCTCCCTCTACCTGTCTTCCCAGCTGCAGTACGGTGTCATCATTGTTTACCACCGACAGTGTGTCATCCTGCTGG AGGAAATCCAGCAGACCATAGAGCGCCTGATCCGCTCGGAGAGACACGCGTGTATTGACGTGGCGGAGCCCGACAG GCGGGCCTATACTCTCCCAGACTCTCTGGTTCTCTTGGAAGAGGCAGAACGGGCGCAGGACCCCTTCTTTGGAGTAATGGGTGCTGAGCAAGGCCTGCCCAGCCCATACAGACTGCTACAG CCCTGGCAAAGTATGGAAGCACTTTCTCCACAGCGACCCCCGACGAGGAATAACACAACTACACCAGAGGAAG GTCTCACTGCTCCTTCTGGTAGCATCACGCTGAAAGAGAAGGAACTGGCTTTGATTCCTGCTGCTGAG tTTGAGGGGGCTGAACTACCAGAGGTCACAGTAAAAGAGATTGACATGTTGATGGAGCAGCAGGATCAGTTTTATGAAG AACTGgaggataaagagagagagagagcagcagagggagagagggtgacaCTGTCAGGAACCACGCTTTCCGTGGAGCA GttaaaagagcacattgtgGAGGAGACCATTTGGCTACTGGATGAAGAGACTGGGCAACCTGTCGAGGTCCCAGTTTTTGGGGCCCAGATGGAGAAGACCCCTCCCACCATTGCCATGCCTGTTGCTCCACCCTCAAGACCAGGTGGAGAGgagtcagagagggaggggggctctaGCAGTGAG CTCTTGCATGGTGAGGTTCCCTCGAAGAGACCGGGCCGGAGACGCCAGCTGCTCTTCATTGACCCGGACATGCAGATCCCCCAGGATGCAATGCAGGCCCAAATACAGAACACTCTGGTCGAGACCACATCCCTG TCCCAGGTACTGTTGGAGAGACCGTCCCAGCAAAGAGTCTCCCCTGCAGAGCTCTTCAGCAAGCCCTGCTCCA CTGTGATTCACCCGGACCTACTGTCTCAGTGGAATAGGGCCGccgtctcctccctcccttcttccgCAGAGAGGCGGAAAGCAGTGGAGGGAGACTCTAAATCGGAGGCAGAAAGGGAGAtggaggtggtgaggaaggaggtggaggggggaagAAAGCACAAGGACTCCAGCATTAGAGAG ATATCAGCAGAGCTTATAGAGTCAGCACTGGCATCTGAAGCATCAG CTGTGTCAGAGGCTTTTCTGGAGGTGTCCAAAGATGACCTACCGCAAGACCAGGCCACTCCTGTGGGAAGATG GTCCCCAATAGAGGGAGCTCCTGTCCCCATGGAAGGCATTCCTGAGGAGCAAGTGAAGCTGCCTCCAGGAGATTTGGGAGAGACAGTGGGGACCACCGAGAGTCTACTCGA ACTGGTGTCCCAATACctgatgcattatgggaaagtGTACTTTGattctctgctgccccctgagACTGACCGCAGTACTGCAGCCCATCTTCTCAGCGCATTGCTTG agcttgtgtgtgtgaggaagctCAGTGTGAGTCAGGCTAAACCATACGGTTCCATCGCCATCTCTTCTGGACAGCTGTTTGCAGTGGCCTAA
- the si:ch211-196f5.2 gene encoding uncharacterized protein si:ch211-196f5.2: protein MLRSELQWEVPMWVSLPTEILNPELVFPFLDTTLAQLGIEKSAVKERVVWVDSKRTRVRKKSGKLKEKEVVVLEVRVKAQQPGNPQTQEILYSTESHTDRSYCRSSVAVQPWKLTQPENDNQPVELIFAMDIEVQPKWKKTEEKQEV from the exons ATGCTGCGTTCTGAGCTGCAGTGGGAGGTGCCCATGTGGGTGTCACTGCCGACTGAGATCCTGAACCCAGAGCTGGTTTTCCCCTTCCTGGACACCACACTGGCACAGCTGGGCATTGAAAA gTCAGCTGTGAAAGAGCGGGTTGTGTGGGTGGACTCCAAGAGGACCCGGGTGCGGAAAAAATCAGGGAagctgaaggagaaggaggTCGTGGTTCTGGAGGTACGGGTCAAGGCCCAGCAGCCTGGGAATCCTCAGACCCAAGAGATtctgtacagcactgagagccACACAGACCGGTCCTACTGCCGCAGCTCTGTGGCTGTCCAGCCTTGGAAACTAACGCAGCCAG AGAATGACAACCAACCAGTGGAATTGATTTTTGCTATGGACATAGAGGTACAGCCAAAATGGAAGAAGactgaagaaaaacaggaagtgtga
- the LOC135252758 gene encoding importin-4-like isoform X2, with translation MTNCEHPQIRQTAAVLLRMRVMKHWPKISHEHRESLKAVVLQAFKEETEQIVRHSISQLSAMLVKHESPEHWPALLALLNQSCKSISSQDRQVDLQLISKMVESNPENFKPHFGQLLLLFDNVLQDLSDPGALCHGMAALTSMCAHASTEEMNMIRSLVPRLITGMKQLIKSAQNEASEAMEAFDKLMESEASTVTPHVAQIVHFCLEVSADASLSISLRVKALSSLSVLIKLKSKTVLKLKLLGPILQTVFPVFCSAPPAAEDSEDQAQDIDSNDPRSLRHFAAGIIDTMALHMPPELLLAQLMPMTEACLASGKADGREAGLMCLALLAEGCADHIRTKMLSSVLQVACQNLSDSSQMVRGTALFALGQFSEHLQPDIGKYSSELIPLLLGYLSGLDHSRVVHVSKVFYALENFLENLGEAIQPYLPTLMETMFSALSETNILKIRVLAVSAIGAIANSAKEMLVPYFPHVMNTLKGFLTDMREETRSLQTQSLDTLSVVARSVGKDVFGSLAAECVQLGLNLTDSVDDPELRRCAYSLFSAVSSVCPGCLIPRLPAITTMMMLSLRSIEGVTAYLEEDQFTLLDDEDEDEGETALDEEEGDNSAVYREIAGFSVENVYIDEKEDACKALGELSLNIGSAFLPYLESSFQHVYELHDFPHNVLRKTAFAALGQFCRAQHSVWLRNPTEVNHQALQKLLSVVLPTFLDAVRQEPEREVVMAVLESLNGVIKTCQGEALHTPSRLAEVFQAIRDVLKRKTACQDAGGEESDDNEHQVAHDVMLQEFAGEGIPLLASAVPADTFFPFLNELLPLIMSKAKPSSTAADRSFSVGTLAETLQLLGGVAGGRAIAGQLSSQVLPVLVGGVGDSDVDVRSNSVFGLGVLAETAGPFVTQDYPMILFLFSSLMAKESNRKVIDNLCAALCRMIMSSSDSVPLDQVFPALLTCLPLKEDLSENKTVFSCLAFLYTKNPSLVVGNMKAIVSASSHVLRTKDIDEDTKSSLLLFLKNMAQHHAQDFEDAVMSLSNEERDTFNIAVTQS, from the exons tctgAAGGCTGTGGTCTTACAAGCTTTCAAGGAAGAGACAGA ACAAATCGTGCGTCACTCTATCTCTCAGCTCAGTGCGATGCTGGTCAAACACGAGTCTCCTGAACACTGGCCCGCCCTCCTGGCACTGCTCAACCAATCCTGTAAAAGCATCAGCTCACAAGACAGACAG GTGGACCTGCAGCTCATTAGCAAAATGGTGGAGTCAAACCCAGAGAACTTCAAACCACACTTCGGccagctgctgttgctgtttgaTAACGTACTGCAGGACTTGAGTGACCCCGGTGCCCTGTGCCACGGAATGGCCGCCCTCACCTCCATGTGTGCCCACGCGAGCACGGAGGAGATG AACATGATACGCTCTCTTGTTCCGAGGCTGATAACCGGCATGAAACAGCTCATCAAGTCGGCTCAG AACGAGGCCAGCGAAGCGATGGAGGCATTTGACAAGCTGATGGAGAGTGAAGCATCCACCGTCACCCCTCATGTAGCGCAGATCGTTCATTTCTGTCTAGAG GTCAGTGCGGATGCCTCTCTTAGCATCTCCCTGCGTGTGAAGGCTCTCTCCTCCTTGTCCGTCCTTATTAAGCTGAAGAGTAAG ACGGTTTTAAAGCTCAAGCTGCTGGGGCCCATCTTGCAGACCGTGTTCCCTGTGTTCTGttcagcgccccctgctgcagaGGACTCAGAAGACCAGGCACAGGATATAGACAGCAATGATCCCAGAAGTCTCAGACACTTTGCTGCTGGG attaTTGATACCATGGCTCTTCACATGCCTCCTGAGTTACTGTTAGCCCAGCTG ATGCCCATGACTGAGGCATGCTTGGCCAGCGGGAAAGCAGACGGTCGCGAAGCCGGACTGATGTGCCTCGCTCTGCtggctgagggctgtgctgaCCACATCCGGACCAA AATGTTGtcgtctgtgctgcaggtggcgTGTCAGAATCTGTCGGACAGCAGTCAGATGGTGCGTGGCACTGCTCTTTTCGCCCTGGGACAGTTTTCTGAGCACTTGCAG CCTGACATCGGTAAGTACAGCTCTGAGTTGATTCCGCTTCTGCTGGGCTACCTTTCTGGACTGGACCACAGCAGGGTGGTGCACGTCTCCAAGGTCTTTTACGCTCTGGAGAACTTCCTGGAGAACCTGG GGGAGGCCATCCAGCCCTACCTGCCCACCCTGATGGAGACCATGTTTTCTGCCCTGAGTGAGACCAACATTTTGAAGATCAGAGTTCTGGCCGTCAGTGCCATCGGCGCCATCG CCAACTCAGCGAAGGAGATGCTGGTGCCGTACTTCCCACACGTGATGAACACGCTGAAGGGCTTCCTTACGGACATGCGGGAGGAAACGAGGTCGCTGCAGACGCAGTCTCTGG ACACTCTGTCGGTGGTGGCTCGCTCTGTGGGGAAGGATGTGTTCGGCTCCCTGGCGGCCGAGTGCGTGCAGCTGGGTCTGAACCTCACCGACTCCGTGGACGACCCTGAACTGCGGCGCTGCGC GTACAGCCTGTTCTCTGCCGTGTCCTCAGTGTGTCCCGGCTGTCTGATCCCTCGCCTCCCCGCCATCACCACCATGATGATGCTGTCCCTCAGGTCCATAGAAGGGGTCACG GCCTACCTGGAAGAAGACCAGTTTACCCTGCTcgatgatgaagatgaggatgaaGGAGAAACTGCCTTagatgaagaagaaggagaTAACAGTGCAGTGTACAGAGAGATTGCTGG GTTCAGCGTAGAGAACGTTTACATTGATGAGAAAGAGGATGCCTGCAAGGCTTTGGGAGAGCTGTCCCTTAACATTGG CTCTGCGTTCCTGCCTTACCTGGAGTCCAGCTTCCAGCACGTGTACGAGCTGCACGAC tTCCCTCACAACGTCTTGCGCAAGACTGCGTTCGCAGCGTTGGGCCAGTTCTGCAGAGCGCAGCACAGCGTCTGGCTGAGGAACCCAACCGAAGTCAACCACCAGG CCCTGCAGAAGCTCCTGTCCGTGGTGCTTCCTACGTTCCTGGATGCCGTGAGGCAGGAGCCCGAGAGGGAGGTGGTGATGGCCGTGCTGGAGTCCCTCAACGGCGTCATCAAGACCTGCCAGGGGGAGGCGCTGCACACGCCCAGCCGGCTGGCCGAGGTCTTCCAGGCCATCCGAGACGTTCTCAAGAGAAAG ACTGCGTGTCAGGACGCAGGAGGGGAGGAAAGTGATGACAATGAGCATCAG gTGGCGCATGATGTCATGCTGCAGGAGTTCGCTGGTGAAGGGATTCCCTTGCTGGCATCAGCTGTCCCTGCCgacacttttttccccttcctgaaCGAGCTACTGCCCCTCATCATGAGCAAGGCT AAACCTTCTTCCACGGCAGCAGACCGCTCCTTTTCGGTGGGCACGCTTGCCGAGACCCTGCAGTTGCTAGGGGGCGTGGCAGGCGGCAGGGCGATTGCGGGGCAGCTGTCCAGTCAGGTGCTGCCAGTGCTGGTGGGCGGAGTCGGAGACAGTGACGTGGACGTGCGCAGCAACAGCGTGTTCGGGCTGGGGGTACTGGCTGAGACCGCTGGACCATTCGTCACACA AGACTATCCCAtgatcctcttcctcttctcctcccttaTGGCCAAAGAATCAAACAGAAAGGTCATTGACAACCTGTGTGCTGCCCTCTGCAGGATGATCATGAGCAGTAGTGACAGTGTGCCTCTAGACCAG GTTTTCCCTGCACTTCTGACCTGTCTTCCTCTGAAAGAGGACCTTAGCGAGAACAAGACAGTGTTCAGCTGCTTGGCCTTCCTGTACACAAAGAACCCCTCGCTG GTGGTGGGTAACATGAAGGCCATTGTGTCTGCATCCAGCCATGTTTTAAGAACCAAAGATATCGATGAGG ATACTAAGAGCAGTTTGCTCCTGTTCTTAAAAAACATGGCTCAACATCATGCTCAGGACTTTGAGGATGCGGTAATGTCACTTTCTAATGAAGAAAGGGACACATTCAACATTGCTGTCACTCAATCATAG